Genomic window (Chryseobacterium sp. H1D6B):
TAAGGAGTTATCAGACAAAGGTATGCTTAAAGCTGTACGCGGCGGTGCCGTCCAGTGGCATTCGATGCCGGTTCACTTCAAAGACCGGCAGCATATTGATATTCCCCATAAAAAAATAATTGCAGAAAAAGTACTTGAATATATTAAACAGGGAATGGTTCTGCTGGTGGATTCAGGAACTTCTGCTCTTGCTGTGGTATCAAATTTTCCAAAAGATATTGCCCTTACAGTGGTTACGAATAGTTTTCCCGTTGTTTCTATTTTAGAAGACCATAAAGAAATAGAAGTTTTATTTATCGGAGGGGTGCTCAATAAAATATCATTTTCCACTACCGGATATGAAACGATTCAGGCTATAAGAAATATAAGAGCAGATGTCTGCCTGCTTGGGATCTGCTGTATAGATCTTAGTTCAGGAGTTACAGGAGATGGATATGAAGACAGCTTGATCAAAAGGGTAATGGTGGAAACTTCTAAACGTACCATCGCACTTTCTACTTCTGATAAGCTGGGAACATCAGATTCTTTTTATATCTGTGCAGCGAATGATCTGGATATCATTATTACGGAAGCAGATCCAAAATCTGACTATTTAAAAGCTTATACAGATGCCGGTATTGAAGTGAGATAGGCCTATTAAATTCTTTTAGAAAAATTTAAACATGAAATTATCATCATTTCCTTTTTGGTACTCCAAAACAGGAGCTTTTTTGCTGTAAAATTCTCAATTTTAGATAGACTAACCAAATAAGCTTTCGATTTAACATAATTTATTTGTATCTAAAATACTATAGCTGCTGTTCGGTATTTTCTATATTTGTTTTTTATACCCTCGAAAATATGAATGAATTACTGCCTTTCATGCTGGCACTGATAGTGGCAATTGTATTAATAGAAATGCTGGCCGATAAGCTGAAGGTTGCCTATCCTGTGCTTTTGGTAGTGGCCGGTCTTCTTATCAGTTTTATTCCGGGACTGCCCGCTGTGCAGGTAGATCCGGATATGATCTTCTTTATTTTTTTACCGCCTCTTTTATTTGAAGCCGCATGGAGTATTTCTTTTAAAGAAATGAAAAAGTGGTGGCGGATCATCAGTAGTTTTGCATTTTTAGTGGTATTTTTTTCTGCGTTGGCTGTAGCGCTGCTGGCTAATTATTTTATTCCAGGTTTTACACTGGCATTAGGCTTTTTGCTCGGCGGTATCGTATCACCCCCGGATGCTGTGAGTACGGGAGCGATTATGAAATTTGTGAAAATTCCTAAATCGACATCAGCTATTTTAGAAGGGGAAAGTCTGCTTAATGATGCTTCTTCACTTATTATTGTAAGATTTGCTTTAGTTGCTGTAGGCACCGGGCAGTTTATTTTTCAGACGGCAGTTGTGGAGTTTTCCTGGATGGTTGTTGGAGGTATTCTTATAGGGCTTTTGGGCGGATGGTTATTTATGCAGGCTCATAAGAGACTTCCTACGGACGCTCCTTCAGATATTGTGTTTACTCTTGTTGAGCCTTATCTGCTTTACTGGGCAGCGGAACAAGTTCATAGTTCCGGCGTGCTGGCGGTAGTTGCCGGCGGTTTGTTCTTATCGACCAAAAGATTTTCTTTTTTAACAAGTGCCAGC
Coding sequences:
- a CDS encoding DeoR/GlpR family DNA-binding transcription regulator, whose amino-acid sequence is MLKAERQDLILEYLSKDKKVLLDEISKVLKVSEDTVRRDIKELSDKGMLKAVRGGAVQWHSMPVHFKDRQHIDIPHKKIIAEKVLEYIKQGMVLLVDSGTSALAVVSNFPKDIALTVVTNSFPVVSILEDHKEIEVLFIGGVLNKISFSTTGYETIQAIRNIRADVCLLGICCIDLSSGVTGDGYEDSLIKRVMVETSKRTIALSTSDKLGTSDSFYICAANDLDIIITEADPKSDYLKAYTDAGIEVR